In one window of Nocardia brasiliensis DNA:
- the tuf gene encoding elongation factor Tu: MAKAKFERTKPHVNIGTIGHVDHGKTTLTAAITKVLADKYPDLNESFAFDQIDKAPEEKARGITINISHVEYQTEKRHYAHVDAPGHADYIKNMITGAAQMDGAILVVAATDGPMPQTREHVLLARQVGVPYILVALNKSDMVDDEEILELVEMEVRELLAAQEFDEDAPVVRVSGLKALEGDPKWTESVLELMSAVDESIPDPVRETEKPFLMPVEDVFTITGRGTVVTGRVERGIINVNEEVEIVGIREKSTKTTVTGIEMFRKLLDQGQAGDNVGLLVRGIKREDVERGQVVVKPGTTTPHTEFEGQAYILSKDEGGRHTPFFNNYRPQFYFRTTDVTGVVTLPEGTEMVMPGDNTEMSVKLIQPVAMDEGLRFAIREGGRTVGAGRVTKIIK; this comes from the coding sequence GTGGCGAAGGCGAAGTTCGAGCGGACAAAGCCGCACGTCAACATCGGCACCATCGGTCACGTCGACCACGGCAAGACCACGCTGACCGCAGCGATCACGAAGGTGCTGGCTGACAAGTACCCGGATCTGAACGAGAGCTTTGCCTTCGATCAGATCGACAAGGCGCCGGAAGAGAAGGCTCGTGGTATCACGATCAACATCTCCCACGTCGAATACCAGACGGAGAAGCGCCACTACGCGCACGTCGATGCGCCGGGTCACGCCGACTACATCAAGAACATGATCACCGGTGCGGCGCAGATGGACGGTGCCATCCTCGTGGTCGCCGCCACCGACGGCCCGATGCCCCAGACGCGTGAGCACGTGCTGCTCGCCCGTCAGGTCGGCGTGCCCTACATCCTGGTCGCGCTGAACAAGTCGGACATGGTCGACGACGAGGAAATCCTCGAGCTCGTCGAGATGGAGGTCCGCGAACTGCTGGCCGCCCAGGAGTTCGACGAGGATGCGCCGGTCGTGCGCGTCTCCGGCCTGAAGGCGCTCGAGGGCGACCCGAAGTGGACCGAGTCGGTGCTGGAACTGATGAGCGCCGTCGACGAGTCCATCCCGGACCCGGTCCGTGAGACCGAGAAGCCGTTCCTCATGCCCGTCGAGGACGTGTTCACCATCACCGGTCGTGGCACCGTCGTCACCGGTCGTGTCGAGCGCGGCATCATCAACGTGAACGAGGAAGTCGAGATCGTCGGCATCCGCGAGAAGAGCACCAAGACCACCGTCACCGGTATCGAGATGTTCCGCAAGCTGCTCGATCAGGGCCAGGCGGGCGACAACGTCGGTCTGCTCGTTCGTGGTATCAAGCGCGAAGATGTCGAGCGTGGCCAGGTCGTCGTGAAGCCGGGCACCACCACCCCGCACACCGAGTTCGAGGGCCAGGCCTACATCCTGTCGAAGGACGAGGGTGGCCGCCACACCCCGTTCTTCAACAACTACCGTCCGCAGTTCTACTTCCGTACGACTGACGTGACGGGCGTTGTGACCCTGCCCGAGGGCACCGAGATGGTCATGCCCGGTGACAACACCGAGATGTCCGTCAAGCTGATCCAGCCGGTCGCCATGGACGAGGGTCTGCGCTTCGCGATCCGCGAGGGTGGCCGCACCGTCGGCGCCGGTCGCGTCACGAAGATCATCAAGTGA
- the fusA gene encoding elongation factor G: MAQDVLTDLNKVRNIGIMAHIDAGKTTTTERILFYTGITYKIGEVHDGAATMDWMAQEQERGITITSAATTCFWNDNQINIIDTPGHVDFTVEVERSLRVLDGAVAVFDGKEGVEPQSEQVWRQADKYDVPRICFVNKMDKLGADFYFTVQTIKDRLGAKPLVIQLPIGAEDTFEGIVDLVEMNAKVWKGETKLGEKYEVQEIPADLKERAEQYRQELLETVAESDEALLEKFFGGEELSIEEIKGAIRKMTVNSELYPVLCGSAFKNKGVQPMLDAVIDYLPTPLDDGGTDGHVPGKEDEVLHRDASVTEPFAALAFKVATHPFFGKLTYVRVYSGKVDSGAQVINSTKGKKERLGKLFQMHSNKENPVTEAQAGHIYAVIGLKDTTTGDTLCDPNSQIVLESMTFPDPVIEVAIEPKTKADQEKLGTAIQKFAEEDPTFNVKLDQETGQTVIGGMGELQLDIYVDRMKREFKVEANIGKPQVAYRETITKTVEKLEFTHKKQTGGSGQFAKVIIGLEPFVGEDGATYEFENKVTGGRVPREYIPSVDAGAQDAMQYGVLAGYPLVNLKVTLLDGAYHDVDSSEMAFKIAGSQALKEAARKAGPVILEPLMAVEVTTPEEYMGDVIGDLNSRRGQIQAMEERSGARVVKALVPLSEMFGYIGDLRSKTQGRANFSMVFNSYAEVPANVSKEIIAKATGE, translated from the coding sequence GTGGCACAGGACGTGCTCACCGACCTGAACAAGGTCCGCAACATCGGCATCATGGCCCACATTGATGCGGGCAAGACGACCACAACTGAACGCATCCTCTTCTACACCGGTATCACCTACAAGATCGGTGAGGTTCATGATGGCGCCGCCACCATGGACTGGATGGCGCAGGAGCAGGAGCGTGGTATCACCATCACCTCCGCGGCTACCACGTGCTTCTGGAACGACAACCAGATCAACATCATCGACACCCCCGGGCACGTCGACTTCACCGTCGAGGTGGAGCGGTCGCTGCGCGTGCTCGACGGCGCCGTCGCGGTGTTCGACGGCAAGGAAGGTGTCGAGCCGCAGTCCGAGCAGGTGTGGCGACAGGCCGACAAGTACGACGTGCCGCGAATCTGCTTCGTCAACAAGATGGACAAGCTCGGCGCGGACTTCTACTTCACCGTGCAGACCATCAAGGACCGCCTCGGCGCGAAGCCGCTGGTCATCCAGCTGCCGATCGGCGCGGAGGACACCTTCGAGGGCATCGTCGACCTGGTCGAGATGAACGCCAAGGTCTGGAAGGGCGAGACCAAGCTCGGCGAGAAGTACGAGGTCCAGGAGATCCCGGCCGACCTCAAGGAGCGGGCCGAGCAGTACCGCCAGGAACTGCTGGAGACCGTCGCCGAGTCCGACGAGGCGCTGCTGGAGAAGTTCTTCGGTGGTGAGGAGCTCTCGATCGAGGAGATCAAGGGCGCCATCCGCAAGATGACGGTCAACTCCGAGCTCTACCCCGTGCTGTGTGGTTCGGCGTTCAAGAACAAGGGCGTGCAGCCCATGCTCGACGCCGTGATCGACTACCTGCCGACCCCGCTGGACGATGGTGGCACCGACGGCCACGTCCCGGGCAAGGAGGACGAGGTCCTGCACCGCGACGCGAGCGTCACCGAGCCGTTCGCGGCCCTGGCGTTCAAGGTCGCGACGCACCCGTTCTTCGGCAAGCTGACCTACGTGCGCGTGTACTCGGGCAAGGTCGACTCCGGCGCCCAGGTCATCAACTCGACCAAGGGCAAGAAGGAGCGTCTGGGCAAGCTGTTCCAGATGCACTCCAACAAGGAGAACCCGGTCACCGAGGCGCAGGCCGGCCACATCTACGCGGTCATCGGCCTGAAGGACACCACCACCGGTGACACGCTGTGCGATCCGAACAGCCAGATCGTGCTGGAGTCGATGACCTTCCCGGATCCGGTCATCGAGGTCGCCATCGAGCCGAAGACCAAGGCCGACCAGGAGAAGCTGGGTACCGCGATCCAGAAGTTCGCGGAAGAGGACCCCACCTTCAACGTGAAGCTGGACCAGGAAACCGGTCAGACGGTCATCGGTGGCATGGGCGAGCTGCAGCTCGACATCTACGTCGACCGGATGAAGCGCGAATTCAAGGTCGAGGCCAACATCGGCAAGCCGCAGGTGGCCTACCGCGAGACCATCACCAAGACGGTGGAGAAGCTCGAGTTCACCCACAAGAAGCAGACGGGTGGCTCCGGCCAGTTCGCGAAGGTCATCATCGGCCTCGAGCCGTTCGTCGGCGAGGACGGCGCGACCTACGAATTCGAGAACAAGGTCACCGGTGGCCGCGTGCCGCGTGAGTACATCCCGTCGGTGGACGCCGGCGCGCAGGATGCCATGCAGTACGGTGTGCTCGCCGGTTACCCGCTGGTCAACCTGAAGGTGACCCTGCTCGACGGTGCATACCACGACGTCGACTCCTCGGAGATGGCGTTCAAGATCGCCGGCTCGCAGGCACTGAAGGAAGCGGCCCGCAAGGCCGGTCCGGTGATTCTCGAACCGCTGATGGCGGTCGAGGTCACCACGCCCGAGGAGTACATGGGCGACGTGATCGGCGACCTGAACTCCCGCCGTGGCCAGATCCAGGCCATGGAGGAACGCAGTGGTGCCCGTGTCGTCAAGGCGCTGGTTCCGCTCTCGGAGATGTTCGGCTACATCGGTGACCTGCGGTCGAAGACCCAGGGCCGGGCGAACTTCTCCATGGTGTTCAACTCGTACGCGGAGGTTCCGGCCAACGTGTCGAAGGAGATCATCGCCAAGGCGACCGGCGAGTAA
- the rpsG gene encoding 30S ribosomal protein S7: MPRKGPAPKRPLINDPVYGSPLVTQLVNKILLDGKKSTAERIVYGALEQARDKTGTDPVVTLKRALDNVKPSLEVKPRRVGGATYQVPVEVRPGRANTLALRWLVNFSRARREKTMVERLANELLDASNGLGASVKRREDTHKMAESNRAFAHYRW, encoded by the coding sequence ATGCCACGCAAGGGCCCCGCACCCAAGCGTCCGCTGATCAACGACCCGGTCTACGGTTCGCCGCTGGTCACTCAGCTGGTCAACAAGATCCTGCTGGACGGCAAGAAGTCCACCGCCGAGCGCATCGTCTACGGCGCGCTGGAGCAGGCACGCGACAAGACCGGCACCGATCCGGTCGTCACCCTCAAGCGCGCGCTCGACAACGTCAAGCCGTCGCTCGAGGTGAAGCCGCGCCGCGTCGGTGGCGCCACCTACCAGGTGCCGGTCGAGGTTCGTCCCGGCCGCGCCAACACCCTTGCGCTGCGCTGGCTCGTGAACTTCTCGCGGGCGCGTCGCGAGAAGACCATGGTCGAGCGTCTCGCCAACGAGCTGCTCGATGCCAGCAATGGTCTCGGTGCCTCGGTCAAGCGTCGCGAGGACACCCACAAGATGGCCGAGTCGAACCGGGCCTTCGCGCACTACCGCTGGTGA
- the rpsL gene encoding 30S ribosomal protein S12: MPTINQLVRKGRRDKVAKTKTAALKGSPQRRGVCTRVYTTTPKKPNSALRKVARVRLTSQVEVTAYIPGEGHNLQEHSMVLVRGGRVKDLPGVRYKIIRGSLDTQGVKNRKQARSRYGAKKEKS, from the coding sequence ATGCCAACGATCAACCAGCTGGTCCGCAAGGGTCGCCGCGACAAGGTCGCGAAGACCAAGACCGCGGCCCTCAAGGGGAGCCCGCAGCGTCGTGGCGTGTGCACCCGCGTGTACACCACGACCCCGAAGAAGCCGAACTCCGCGCTGCGTAAGGTCGCGCGTGTTCGCCTGACCAGCCAGGTCGAGGTCACGGCCTACATCCCGGGTGAGGGCCACAACCTCCAGGAGCACTCGATGGTGCTCGTGCGCGGCGGTCGTGTGAAGGACCTCCCCGGTGTGCGCTACAAGATCATCCGCGGCTCGCTCGACACCCAGGGTGTGAAGAACCGCAAGCAGGCCCGCAGCCGTTACGGCGCCAAGAAGGAGAAGAGCTGA
- a CDS encoding DUF3558 domain-containing protein, whose protein sequence is MRRRDLTRGILTAATVLTLAAAASGCGQTISGEAFPAGSGTGESVNTKFDKLLRECEVVRLDQIAEAVGAKEAFPQPSFYGAICMWDVQGAPGGNAMVTLNWYEIGALNNEKTTNDKLGYTTTNVTIEGRRALEIRRPNDPDSCGVSAGAADQGVIGFWINYRPGSAHPDPCAGAKKLVELTLNLAR, encoded by the coding sequence ATGCGGCGTCGTGACCTGACCCGCGGAATACTCACCGCGGCCACCGTGTTGACTCTCGCTGCCGCCGCTTCGGGCTGCGGACAGACGATCAGCGGCGAGGCCTTTCCGGCAGGCTCCGGCACCGGCGAGAGCGTGAACACCAAGTTCGACAAGCTGCTTCGCGAATGCGAGGTGGTGCGGCTCGATCAGATCGCCGAGGCGGTCGGCGCCAAGGAAGCGTTCCCGCAGCCCTCCTTCTACGGTGCGATCTGCATGTGGGACGTGCAGGGCGCACCGGGCGGCAATGCCATGGTCACGCTGAACTGGTACGAGATCGGCGCGCTGAACAACGAGAAGACCACCAACGACAAACTCGGCTACACCACCACCAACGTCACGATCGAGGGGCGGCGCGCGCTGGAGATCCGGCGGCCGAACGACCCCGACTCCTGCGGGGTCAGCGCGGGCGCGGCGGATCAGGGCGTGATCGGGTTCTGGATCAACTATCGCCCGGGATCGGCGCATCCGGATCCGTGCGCGGGCGCGAAGAAGCTCGTAGAGTTGACCCTGAACTTGGCCAGGTGA
- a CDS encoding DUF3558 domain-containing protein: MRIGALAGCAAVLSLVLTACGSGGDSDDATPLRPPPKVATLGPFVGECGHVTDDEVRDTAGLGQISQVLKNSVGCNWQSAGYGSPSVTFASYRGSPIAREKAWVSTQGRNPQTIDVGGRSGWQALEPGGAVCDLAVQLDDDFFEWSMSFGVFPPDGNPCDRMRKLAELTVQRLK, translated from the coding sequence ATGCGGATAGGGGCGTTGGCGGGCTGTGCGGCAGTGCTGTCTCTGGTGCTGACGGCGTGCGGCTCCGGCGGCGACTCCGATGACGCCACCCCATTGCGGCCGCCGCCGAAGGTCGCCACGCTCGGTCCGTTCGTCGGGGAGTGCGGGCATGTCACCGACGACGAGGTGCGCGATACCGCGGGCCTCGGCCAGATTTCCCAGGTGCTGAAGAATTCGGTCGGCTGCAATTGGCAGTCGGCCGGGTACGGTTCGCCCAGCGTCACCTTCGCCTCCTATCGAGGCAGCCCGATCGCGCGAGAGAAGGCGTGGGTCTCGACGCAGGGACGCAATCCACAAACGATCGATGTCGGCGGTCGCAGTGGATGGCAGGCACTCGAGCCGGGCGGCGCGGTCTGCGATCTGGCCGTGCAACTCGATGACGACTTCTTCGAATGGTCGATGTCCTTCGGTGTGTTCCCCCCGGACGGCAACCCGTGCGATCGGATGCGCAAACTCGCCGAACTGACCGTGCAGCGGCTGAAGTGA
- the hppD gene encoding 4-hydroxyphenylpyruvate dioxygenase, with translation MTIEHLPNARSSTPADDLTSTAPTDNELRKLVGLVDHDSSADPFPVIGWDALVWVVGNATQTAHYLESAFGMRLEAYSGPETGNRDHKAYVLRSGSARFVVKGAVDPDSPLVGHHDRHGDGVVDIALEVPDVDRCVEWARNHGATVLVEPHDDTDEFGTVRSAALATYGETRHTLVDRSGYDGPYLPGYVTRKAGYQPREGAPKRLFQAIDHVVGNVELGQMDEWVEFYRRVMGFTNMAEFVGDDIATEYSALMSKVVANGNHRVKFPLNEPAVAKKRSQIDEYLEFYRGPGVQHIALATGDILACVDALRREGVEFLDAPDSYYDDPELRARIGKVRVPVEELKSRGILVDRDEDGYLLQIFTKPITDRPTVFFELIERHGSLGFGKGNFKALFEAIEKEQEARGNL, from the coding sequence ATGACCATCGAGCACCTGCCGAACGCCCGGTCCAGCACGCCAGCCGATGACCTGACCAGCACGGCCCCCACCGACAACGAGCTGCGCAAGCTCGTCGGCCTCGTCGACCACGACAGCAGCGCCGACCCGTTCCCCGTGATCGGCTGGGACGCCCTGGTCTGGGTGGTCGGCAACGCGACGCAGACCGCGCACTACCTGGAATCCGCCTTCGGTATGCGCCTGGAGGCCTACTCCGGTCCCGAGACCGGCAACCGTGATCACAAGGCCTATGTATTGCGCAGCGGTAGCGCGCGCTTCGTGGTCAAGGGCGCGGTCGACCCGGACAGCCCGCTGGTCGGCCACCACGACCGCCACGGCGACGGCGTCGTCGACATCGCGCTCGAGGTGCCCGACGTAGACCGCTGCGTCGAATGGGCGCGCAACCACGGCGCCACCGTGCTCGTCGAACCTCATGACGACACAGACGAATTCGGCACCGTCCGCAGCGCGGCGCTGGCCACTTACGGCGAGACCAGGCACACGCTGGTCGACCGTTCCGGCTATGACGGCCCCTACCTGCCCGGCTACGTCACCCGCAAGGCCGGCTACCAGCCGCGCGAGGGCGCCCCGAAGCGCTTGTTCCAGGCCATCGACCACGTGGTCGGCAACGTCGAGCTCGGCCAGATGGACGAGTGGGTCGAGTTCTACCGCCGCGTCATGGGATTCACCAACATGGCCGAGTTCGTCGGCGACGACATCGCCACCGAGTACTCGGCGCTGATGAGCAAGGTCGTCGCCAACGGCAACCACCGGGTGAAGTTCCCGCTGAACGAGCCCGCGGTGGCCAAGAAGCGTTCGCAGATCGACGAATACCTCGAGTTCTATCGCGGCCCCGGCGTGCAGCACATCGCGCTCGCCACCGGCGACATCCTCGCCTGCGTCGACGCGCTGCGCCGGGAAGGCGTCGAATTCCTCGACGCCCCCGACAGTTACTACGACGACCCGGAGCTGCGGGCCAGGATCGGCAAGGTGCGCGTCCCGGTCGAAGAGCTCAAGAGCCGCGGCATCCTGGTCGACCGGGACGAGGACGGCTACCTGCTGCAGATCTTCACCAAACCGATCACCGACCGGCCCACCGTCTTCTTCGAACTGATCGAGCGGCACGGCTCGCTCGGCTTCGGCAAGGGCAACTTCAAGGCGTTGTTCGAGGCGATCGAGAAGGAGCAGGAGGCGCGCGGCAATCTGTGA
- a CDS encoding Lrp/AsnC family transcriptional regulator: MSRTPAKLDELDLAILTAMHEYQKAGILELSRRTRVARATVQSRIGRMEEAGIIASYDPQIDVTAAGFDVQAFVTLEIAQGALDAVAAELEAIPGVLEAYATTGSGDVWCRIGADSHAGLQTVLLSIDRTSSVVRSHSVIVLSTVVPMRTLPLLRTLDPAGTTKAPAYRVTPDK, translated from the coding sequence ATGTCGCGCACGCCGGCGAAACTGGACGAACTCGATCTCGCGATCCTCACCGCGATGCATGAATATCAGAAGGCGGGGATTCTCGAGCTGTCCCGCCGGACGCGGGTGGCCAGGGCGACCGTGCAGTCCAGGATCGGACGGATGGAGGAGGCGGGCATCATCGCCTCCTACGACCCGCAGATCGATGTCACCGCAGCGGGTTTCGACGTGCAGGCGTTCGTCACGCTGGAGATCGCGCAGGGCGCGCTGGACGCCGTCGCGGCCGAACTCGAGGCCATCCCCGGGGTGCTGGAGGCCTACGCGACCACCGGCTCGGGTGACGTGTGGTGCCGGATCGGCGCGGACTCGCACGCGGGCCTGCAGACGGTGCTGCTGAGCATCGACCGGACCTCGTCGGTGGTGCGATCGCACAGTGTCATCGTGCTGTCCACGGTGGTGCCGATGCGCACGCTGCCCCTGCTGCGCACCCTCGATCCGGCGGGCACGACCAAGGCGCCCGCCTATCGCGTGACGCCGGACAAGTAG
- a CDS encoding winged helix DNA-binding domain-containing protein, with protein sequence MLCNRVLNRTLLARQHLLERSRLSAHEMCDHLVGLQAQDSPPPFVALWSRIADFDPETVSTALEDRSLVRITLMRGTIHLVTPPDALRIAPHIQPELEKVPFRKGFNYGAMIGLDPDEVRAHGERVLGDEPMSAAALRAAAEKIYPDRNPSMVVQTWLYQLPVLQTPPRGKWKDSSRPIWSRVEPWLGTPLDPSYPLAELLFRYLRAFGPASTMDMQTWSRMLGMKQAIAQLGDRVRTYTDDRGRTLYDVADGVLADPELPAPVRLLGWYDNAVLSHQDRTRIVPDGDAPHLRRFAAAVAPVLVDGYVAGLYKIFADAGVARLRISPTRKWTRAERAAVDAESHALLAFMEADKEPRVEILDVDADLRP encoded by the coding sequence ATGCTGTGCAACCGGGTATTGAACCGAACCCTGCTGGCTCGCCAGCATCTGCTGGAGCGCTCGCGCCTCTCGGCGCACGAGATGTGTGATCACCTCGTCGGTTTGCAGGCGCAGGACTCCCCGCCGCCGTTCGTCGCGCTGTGGAGCCGGATCGCGGACTTCGATCCGGAGACGGTGTCCACGGCGCTCGAGGACCGATCGCTGGTCCGGATCACCCTGATGCGCGGCACCATTCACCTGGTGACCCCGCCCGACGCGTTACGGATCGCGCCGCACATCCAGCCGGAGCTCGAAAAGGTGCCCTTCCGAAAGGGTTTCAACTACGGGGCGATGATCGGGCTGGACCCCGACGAGGTCCGCGCGCACGGCGAACGGGTGCTCGGTGACGAACCGATGTCGGCCGCCGCCCTGCGCGCGGCGGCCGAGAAGATCTATCCCGACCGCAATCCGAGCATGGTCGTGCAGACCTGGCTCTACCAGCTGCCGGTGTTGCAGACCCCGCCGCGCGGCAAGTGGAAGGACAGCAGCAGGCCGATCTGGTCGCGGGTCGAGCCGTGGCTCGGCACGCCGCTCGATCCGAGCTATCCGCTGGCGGAGTTGCTGTTTCGCTATCTGCGCGCGTTCGGCCCGGCCAGCACCATGGACATGCAGACCTGGTCGCGGATGCTCGGCATGAAGCAGGCGATCGCACAGCTCGGGGACCGGGTGCGGACCTACACCGACGACCGCGGCCGCACGCTCTACGACGTCGCCGACGGTGTGCTGGCGGATCCGGAACTGCCCGCCCCGGTGCGGCTGCTCGGCTGGTACGACAACGCGGTGCTCTCGCACCAGGATCGGACCAGGATCGTGCCCGACGGCGACGCGCCGCACCTGCGCCGCTTCGCCGCCGCGGTGGCGCCGGTGCTGGTCGACGGCTACGTCGCCGGGCTGTACAAGATCTTCGCGGACGCCGGCGTCGCCCGGCTGCGGATCAGCCCCACCCGCAAGTGGACCAGGGCCGAGCGTGCCGCCGTCGACGCGGAAAGCCATGCGCTGCTTGCCTTCATGGAGGCGGACAAGGAGCCGAGGGTGGAGATCCTCGACGTCGACGCCGACCTGCGTCCCTGA
- a CDS encoding NADPH:quinone oxidoreductase family protein, with amino-acid sequence MRAAQVSKLEGPESIEIVDIPEPAAYPGGVVIDVHAAGVAFPDVLMTRGLYQMKPELPFVVGGEVAGTVREAPADAHVAPGDRVVALTLLGNAMGEVAVAPAQMVFRLPDNVSLEAGAGILFNDLTVHFCLCNRGRLAAGETVLVHGAAGGIGTSTLRMAAALGAGRVIAVVSTEAKAEVARANGATDVVLTDGWLAAVKELTGGRGVDIVLDPVGGDRFTDSIRSLASAGRLLVVGFTAGEIPTVKVNRLLLKNVEVTGAAWGEWVMTHPGYLAEQWAEVEPLLASGEIAAPEPVLYPLERAAEAVASLDNRTATGKVVVTLR; translated from the coding sequence ATGCGCGCAGCCCAGGTCAGCAAGCTCGAGGGACCGGAATCGATCGAGATCGTCGACATTCCGGAGCCCGCCGCCTATCCGGGTGGCGTGGTGATCGACGTGCACGCGGCCGGTGTCGCGTTTCCCGATGTGCTCATGACCCGCGGGCTCTACCAGATGAAGCCGGAACTGCCGTTCGTGGTCGGCGGTGAGGTGGCGGGCACCGTGCGCGAGGCGCCCGCGGACGCGCACGTCGCGCCCGGCGATCGGGTGGTGGCGCTGACCCTGCTCGGCAACGCCATGGGCGAGGTCGCCGTCGCGCCCGCGCAGATGGTGTTCCGCCTGCCCGACAACGTCTCGCTCGAAGCCGGTGCTGGCATCCTGTTCAACGACCTCACCGTGCACTTCTGCCTGTGCAACCGCGGCAGGCTGGCCGCGGGCGAGACCGTGCTGGTGCACGGCGCCGCGGGCGGGATCGGCACCTCGACCCTGCGGATGGCGGCCGCGCTCGGCGCGGGCCGGGTGATCGCGGTGGTCAGCACCGAGGCCAAGGCCGAGGTGGCGCGCGCCAACGGCGCGACCGACGTGGTGCTCACCGACGGCTGGCTCGCCGCGGTCAAGGAACTGACCGGTGGGCGCGGCGTGGACATCGTGCTCGACCCGGTCGGCGGTGACCGGTTCACCGACAGCATCCGCTCGCTCGCGTCGGCGGGCAGGCTGCTGGTCGTCGGCTTCACCGCGGGGGAGATCCCCACCGTGAAGGTGAATCGCCTGCTGCTCAAGAACGTCGAGGTGACCGGCGCGGCCTGGGGCGAATGGGTGATGACCCATCCCGGCTACCTGGCCGAACAGTGGGCCGAGGTGGAACCGCTGCTGGCGAGCGGCGAGATCGCGGCGCCGGAGCCGGTGCTGTATCCGCTGGAGCGCGCGGCCGAGGCGGTGGCCTCGCTGGACAACCGCACAGCGACCGGCAAGGTCGTGGTCACGCTGCGCTGA
- a CDS encoding type VII secretion target: protein MVERNQPPATNMQVDPAALRSFAQTLDTEASEVGGLNSGSAFTDAATALPGTEFGAAAQQADDVVHRCLQRIGGRLTTLAGTMHNAAGKYELAEDDFAAKLRSIGLS from the coding sequence ATGGTCGAACGTAATCAGCCACCTGCGACGAACATGCAGGTCGATCCAGCGGCGCTGCGATCGTTCGCGCAAACACTCGACACCGAGGCAAGCGAGGTCGGCGGGCTCAATTCGGGCAGCGCGTTCACCGACGCGGCAACCGCGCTGCCCGGCACCGAATTCGGCGCCGCGGCCCAGCAGGCCGACGATGTCGTGCATCGGTGCCTGCAGCGGATCGGCGGCAGGCTCACCACCCTCGCGGGCACCATGCACAATGCCGCGGGCAAATACGAACTGGCCGAAGACGACTTCGCCGCGAAGCTCCGCTCGATCGGACTGTCATGA
- a CDS encoding transglycosylase SLT domain-containing protein, translated as MTLTITDVENWKPEQLTTAGNHAGTISQGLDTAVGKGSSATAALSDAQKWSGNAGAAANTRMDTEKTRASAVSAALLELKTAFTAQVTNLSEAKTKVLQLRDDAVNQQPPFDVQANGTVTADTRIAALRAHSDKANVENLVLDETLAAATRTWDLTNALKSAETVAGQAKTQVDTAVGKLEQAFAGLGDPGANIPAPPVSTAPAGVTAPVTSKPSSNGSSYLTSGTHHGSGNGYSSGSPYTGSYSGGPSSSAPTGPMPSGDVAKWIAEAKQKLIEMGYKPEDIDERAIALIIQHESSGNPYAENRTDINWINGHPSKGLMQTIDSTFNAYKAPGHDDIWNPVDNIIAGVRYSIDTYGSVTNVPGVVAVNSGSAYRGY; from the coding sequence ATGACGCTCACCATCACCGACGTGGAGAACTGGAAGCCGGAACAGCTGACCACCGCGGGCAACCACGCGGGCACGATCTCGCAGGGCCTCGACACAGCGGTCGGCAAGGGTTCCTCGGCCACCGCCGCGCTCTCGGACGCCCAGAAGTGGTCGGGCAACGCGGGTGCCGCGGCGAACACCAGGATGGACACCGAGAAGACCCGCGCCTCCGCGGTCAGCGCCGCACTGCTGGAGCTGAAGACGGCGTTCACCGCCCAGGTAACCAACCTGTCCGAGGCGAAAACCAAGGTCCTGCAACTGCGCGACGACGCGGTCAACCAGCAGCCGCCCTTCGATGTCCAGGCCAACGGCACCGTCACCGCCGATACCCGGATCGCGGCCCTGCGCGCGCACTCCGACAAGGCGAACGTCGAGAACCTCGTCCTCGACGAAACCCTCGCGGCCGCGACCCGCACCTGGGACCTGACCAATGCGCTCAAGTCCGCCGAAACCGTGGCAGGCCAAGCGAAGACGCAGGTGGACACGGCGGTCGGCAAGCTGGAGCAGGCCTTCGCCGGGCTCGGCGACCCCGGCGCGAATATCCCGGCACCGCCGGTGAGCACCGCGCCCGCCGGCGTCACGGCGCCGGTGACGAGCAAACCGTCCTCGAACGGGTCGAGCTACCTGACGAGCGGCACGCACCACGGCAGCGGCAACGGTTATTCCTCCGGCAGCCCCTATACGGGCAGCTATTCCGGCGGGCCGAGTTCGTCCGCGCCGACCGGTCCGATGCCGAGTGGCGACGTCGCGAAATGGATCGCCGAGGCGAAACAGAAACTCATCGAAATGGGTTACAAGCCCGAGGATATCGACGAGCGCGCGATCGCGCTGATCATCCAGCACGAGTCCAGCGGTAATCCGTACGCCGAGAACCGCACCGACATCAACTGGATCAACGGCCACCCGTCGAAGGGGCTCATGCAGACGATCGACAGCACGTTCAACGCCTACAAGGCACCCGGGCACGACGATATCTGGAATCCGGTGGACAACATCATCGCCGGCGTGCGCTATTCCATCGATACCTACGGCTCGGTCACCAATGTCCCCGGCGTGGTGGCGGTCAATTCCGGAAGTGCCTACCGCGGTTACTGA